From Acinetobacter lwoffii, a single genomic window includes:
- a CDS encoding flavin-containing monooxygenase gives MQAKGQRSKILIVGSGFGGLGMAIRLKQQGIHDFKIIERAAEVGGTWRDNTYPGVACDVPSHLYSFSFIKNPNWSRVFPQGVEIQRYLIQCCDQENIRPHINFHTQLEKASWNARERIWEIHTSIGLYQAEILITATGHLADEHLPKIPGLEEFEGQVMHSARWNHELNLENQHVVVVGSGASAIQLVPEISKTAKSLTVLQRSAPYILPRPDRPYSESEKQLFRKDPDSMSALRHSLFWGNEYNFAQRRNLKSQIERVKKNCLQFLKHQISDTELQLKLTPNYEPGCKRLLLSNDYYPTFLKPNITLEDSALAEVTKDGVLSQAGNKFSADIIVFATGFEAARPPYAAKVVGKQGLSLEQQWSRGMQGYQSTTVHNFPNLFILNGPNTGSGHNSALYFLETQFDLILDALQFFEQQKIQVFEADQEAENSYMQELQQLSQGSVWLSESCKSWYLDPVSRKLTLVWPDYAHSFRDKNQHFIRSGYHYEYVESRQQKVV, from the coding sequence CGTGCAGCAGAAGTGGGCGGTACTTGGCGTGACAATACCTATCCCGGAGTCGCCTGTGATGTACCTTCCCATTTATATTCTTTCTCGTTTATTAAAAATCCCAACTGGTCGCGTGTCTTTCCACAAGGGGTAGAAATTCAGCGCTATTTAATTCAATGCTGTGATCAGGAAAATATCCGGCCCCATATTAATTTTCATACCCAACTGGAAAAGGCCAGCTGGAATGCACGAGAACGCATCTGGGAAATTCACACCTCTATAGGTCTGTATCAGGCTGAGATTTTAATTACCGCAACCGGGCATCTGGCAGATGAGCATCTCCCGAAAATTCCGGGGCTGGAAGAATTTGAAGGCCAAGTGATGCATTCCGCGCGCTGGAACCACGAGCTGAATCTGGAAAATCAACATGTCGTTGTGGTGGGTTCTGGTGCTTCTGCCATCCAGCTTGTGCCGGAAATTTCCAAAACAGCCAAAAGCCTGACCGTCTTACAACGTAGTGCGCCATATATTTTGCCCCGACCAGACCGACCTTATTCTGAATCAGAAAAACAGCTTTTCCGCAAAGATCCGGACAGTATGTCAGCACTTAGACACTCGTTGTTCTGGGGCAATGAATACAATTTTGCCCAGCGCCGTAATCTGAAAAGCCAGATTGAGCGGGTCAAGAAAAACTGCCTGCAATTCTTAAAACATCAGATTTCAGATACTGAATTACAGCTCAAACTTACGCCGAATTATGAACCTGGTTGTAAGCGCTTATTGCTTTCTAATGATTATTATCCGACTTTTCTAAAACCAAATATCACACTTGAAGACTCAGCATTGGCAGAAGTTACGAAAGACGGTGTATTAAGCCAGGCGGGAAATAAATTTTCTGCAGATATCATCGTATTTGCGACAGGATTTGAAGCGGCGCGTCCACCCTATGCCGCAAAGGTAGTCGGTAAACAGGGTTTAAGTCTGGAACAGCAATGGTCCAGAGGTATGCAGGGTTATCAGTCAACGACCGTACACAACTTTCCAAACCTGTTTATCCTGAATGGGCCAAATACAGGCAGTGGGCATAATTCAGCGCTTTATTTTCTGGAAACCCAGTTTGATCTGATTCTAGATGCCTTGCAATTCTTTGAACAACAAAAAATTCAGGTCTTTGAAGCAGATCAAGAAGCTGAAAATAGCTATATGCAGGAGCTACAGCAACTTTCCCAAGGTAGTGTCTGGTTATCGGAAAGCTGTAAAAGCTGGTATCTGGACCCGGTCAGTCGCAAGCTGACTTTGGTCTGGCCGGATTATGCTCATTCATTTAGGGATAAAAATCAGCATTTTATTCGTAGCGGTTATCACTACGAGTATGTTGAATCGAGACAGCAGAAAGTGGTTTAA